A region from the Rhodopseudomonas julia genome encodes:
- a CDS encoding 4'-phosphopantetheinyl transferase family protein, whose translation MSVCPPLAADEIHIWTWRLDDDLLKACDADWLTHEERSRWAGLRTPSAQIRFAAARNGLRFLLAQYLGREPSEIVLTEGRFGKPCLGAEADLAFNLSHARDVAAFAICRGGAVGIDIEAEAAGHIDLYGILSAEEERRLHQLGVAVDRSTLLQIWIWKEAVLKACGLGLSRNPSTLILDFERPDGRLVARSGAVPGLGSYALQGFQPAPGFVGAVASLREGWRMLSFSLCPEHLNRARRM comes from the coding sequence ATGTCGGTGTGCCCTCCGCTGGCCGCAGACGAGATCCACATCTGGACCTGGCGCCTCGACGACGATCTGCTCAAGGCGTGCGATGCCGACTGGCTCACCCACGAGGAGAGATCCCGCTGGGCGGGGCTGCGCACGCCTTCCGCGCAGATCCGGTTTGCGGCCGCCCGCAATGGTCTCCGGTTTCTGCTTGCCCAATATCTTGGCAGGGAGCCTTCAGAGATCGTTCTGACGGAGGGGCGGTTCGGGAAGCCCTGTCTTGGCGCTGAAGCTGACCTCGCGTTCAATCTCTCTCATGCCCGGGACGTGGCTGCGTTTGCAATCTGTCGTGGGGGTGCGGTCGGGATTGATATCGAGGCGGAGGCGGCAGGGCATATCGATCTCTATGGAATCCTCTCTGCGGAAGAGGAGCGGCGCCTCCACCAGCTCGGCGTGGCGGTCGACCGTTCCACGCTGCTGCAAATTTGGATTTGGAAGGAGGCGGTGTTGAAAGCCTGCGGCCTCGGCCTGTCGCGCAATCCGAGCACGCTCATTCTTGATTTCGAGCGACCTGACGGGCGGCTCGTGGCGCGAAGCGGCGCTGTGCCGGGCCTCGGCTCCTATGCACTTCAGGGGTTTCAGCCCGCGCCGGGTTTTGTTGGGGCGGTCGCATCACTGCGGGAAGGTTGGCGAATGCTCTCTTTTTCGCTTTGTCCCGAACACTTGAACAGGGCTCGCCGGATGTGA
- a CDS encoding IclR family transcriptional regulator, which translates to MPKNSAEPTARRPGVAAARHAVEVLRCVSQAGGSIGINEIARRIGLHKSSISRVVATLEDEGLLEREPASERIILGIGLIAIAAPILTSRGISTIAHKHMERLAHDTGETASFSVWNGLEAISLDQVIGTNAITHYAGPGQSNAPHCTASGKLLLAFAPEAEIEAILSENLPRHTGRTITDPQALRRQIDDIRMRGFAVNRGELSDDAGGISAIVRDLQRRPVGAVTITLPMYRFDEARQDELVRQVCAAAARISLEMGYTEGGAGKFVKL; encoded by the coding sequence ATGCCCAAGAATTCAGCAGAGCCGACCGCCCGCCGCCCCGGAGTTGCCGCCGCAAGGCACGCCGTGGAGGTTCTGCGCTGCGTGTCGCAGGCAGGCGGAAGCATCGGCATCAACGAGATCGCGCGCCGCATCGGGCTCCACAAAAGCTCGATTTCACGCGTCGTCGCCACACTCGAGGATGAGGGTCTTCTCGAGCGCGAGCCTGCGAGCGAACGCATTATTCTGGGCATCGGCCTGATCGCGATCGCAGCGCCGATCCTCACGAGCCGCGGCATCTCCACGATCGCCCACAAACACATGGAGCGCCTTGCACACGACACAGGCGAGACCGCGAGCTTCAGCGTCTGGAACGGGCTGGAAGCGATCAGCCTCGACCAGGTCATCGGCACCAATGCGATCACGCATTATGCAGGGCCAGGTCAGAGCAACGCGCCCCACTGCACCGCCTCGGGAAAGCTGCTTCTGGCCTTCGCGCCCGAGGCGGAGATCGAAGCGATCCTTTCCGAAAACCTGCCGCGCCATACAGGGCGCACGATCACCGACCCGCAGGCACTCCGCCGCCAGATCGACGACATCCGCATGCGCGGCTTTGCCGTCAATCGCGGCGAGCTCTCCGACGATGCGGGTGGAATTTCCGCGATCGTGCGCGACCTGCAGCGCCGCCCCGTCGGCGCCGTCACCATCACTTTGCCCATGTACCGCTTCGATGAAGCCCGCCAGGACGAGCTGGTAAGGCAGGTCTGCGCCGCCGCAGCACGAATTTCTCTGGAGATGGGCTATACGGAGGGCGGCGCCGGCAAGTTTGTGAAGCTCTGA
- a CDS encoding UbiD family decarboxylase, with protein sequence MKAKTAFREVVRELEARGALATVSRQVDPKHELTAVMRQMQKGENKALLFRSVAGSDQQVVTNVFGFRSHVASALGLDEADLLSSLVQLENQRLPTERVDQAPVQEVVVTGADVDVARDIPQVVFSELDAGAYLTAGVLIAPHPETGVYNASWNRCQLVGGDRMRVRMMPPQHLGRYHQVAEEKGQNLPCAIVIGAPPGVMFSAASKVPFEVDELEVAGAWQGSPLRVTRCKTIPVDVPADAEMVIEGEVIAGVREDEGPFGEFTDGYVPVMKNHVFRVTAITRRRDAIYHAILAGGTEDLNLVGVPIQTEIYKKVSSFVPRIRDIATPGYVFGCVISIEKKSEDQSKNAVLAALAAYSWTKVVVVVDEDVNPFDAADVLWAIQTRATPDTGVYVFPHVPSYTREDVREVHRGKIGIDATVPMHMKKLFERRRFPGESEVRLEEYIDGGC encoded by the coding sequence ATGAAGGCCAAAACGGCATTCCGCGAGGTGGTGCGTGAACTGGAGGCGCGAGGCGCCCTTGCAACAGTCTCGCGCCAAGTTGATCCCAAGCACGAGCTGACGGCTGTCATGCGGCAAATGCAGAAGGGCGAGAACAAAGCGCTTCTGTTTCGTTCCGTTGCCGGTTCCGACCAGCAGGTCGTGACCAATGTCTTCGGTTTCCGCAGCCATGTCGCGTCAGCCCTCGGTCTCGACGAGGCCGATCTTCTTTCCTCGCTCGTTCAGTTGGAGAACCAGCGCCTGCCGACGGAAAGAGTAGACCAGGCTCCCGTTCAGGAAGTTGTCGTGACCGGCGCCGATGTGGACGTCGCGCGCGATATTCCGCAGGTGGTGTTTTCGGAGCTCGACGCCGGAGCCTATTTGACGGCGGGCGTCCTGATTGCGCCGCATCCGGAGACTGGCGTCTACAATGCCTCATGGAACCGCTGCCAGCTCGTTGGCGGCGACCGGATGCGGGTGCGGATGATGCCGCCTCAGCATCTCGGCCGCTACCACCAGGTGGCGGAGGAAAAGGGGCAGAACCTCCCCTGCGCCATCGTCATCGGAGCGCCTCCAGGGGTCATGTTTTCAGCTGCCTCGAAAGTGCCGTTCGAAGTCGATGAGCTGGAGGTGGCCGGCGCCTGGCAGGGCAGCCCCTTGCGCGTCACGCGATGCAAGACGATCCCGGTCGATGTGCCGGCCGATGCAGAGATGGTGATCGAAGGGGAAGTCATCGCCGGCGTGCGCGAGGACGAAGGTCCCTTCGGTGAGTTCACCGATGGTTATGTGCCGGTGATGAAGAACCATGTCTTCCGTGTCACCGCGATCACGCGGCGGCGCGATGCGATCTATCATGCGATCCTGGCGGGTGGCACCGAAGATCTCAATCTCGTGGGCGTTCCAATCCAGACCGAGATCTACAAAAAGGTCTCTTCCTTCGTGCCGCGCATCCGTGACATTGCCACGCCTGGTTATGTCTTCGGCTGCGTGATCTCCATCGAAAAGAAGAGCGAGGATCAGTCTAAGAATGCCGTGCTTGCGGCTCTTGCCGCGTATTCATGGACGAAAGTCGTCGTTGTCGTCGACGAGGACGTCAATCCTTTCGATGCGGCCGATGTTTTATGGGCAATTCAGACGCGTGCGACGCCCGATACCGGCGTTTACGTTTTCCCGCATGTGCCGAGCTATACACGCGAGGACGTGCGAGAGGTGCATCGCGGCAAGATCGGCATCGATGCGACCGTGCCGATGCATATGAAGAAATTGTTCGAGCGACGACGCTTTCCGGGGGAATCTGAGGTGCGTCTGGAGGAGTATATCGATGGCGGGTGTTAG
- a CDS encoding DUF4392 domain-containing protein gives MAGVSLENIGEAIDHLVTAPMSNWTILKGIPLLKLYARAREKAGGEAVTLAATRLLESRVAPGDRVLVLSGFIMRDYGLPETDGPIGAAVLARALAIGLGAVPVGISEASVVPCMEACFSAAGLIPATPDALGSGRNRCALLDFPVDAADAERAAAEILDRYQPKAVIAVERPGAGADGHYHGGGGFEISGFTAKTDVLYRMARERGIATIGIGDLGNELGMGTVADEVREYVPLGETIAAEQPADVTVVANISNWGAYGIAACLAASTGREAAFHDGREEERLIEACVRAGAIDPVGGQFRLYVDGTDARTNAAMVDLLRSLVVLSREGANVTDYQTSWQKR, from the coding sequence ATGGCGGGTGTTAGCCTCGAAAATATCGGCGAGGCGATCGACCATCTGGTCACAGCGCCCATGTCGAATTGGACCATCCTGAAAGGTATTCCGCTTCTGAAGCTTTATGCGCGTGCAAGGGAGAAAGCCGGCGGCGAGGCGGTGACGCTCGCGGCCACGCGGCTTCTGGAGAGCCGCGTGGCGCCAGGTGACCGTGTTCTCGTCTTGAGCGGTTTCATCATGCGAGATTATGGCTTGCCGGAAACGGATGGGCCGATCGGCGCGGCCGTGCTGGCGCGAGCCCTTGCAATCGGCCTTGGCGCCGTGCCTGTCGGCATCTCCGAGGCCTCGGTGGTGCCCTGCATGGAGGCGTGTTTTTCGGCTGCGGGTCTGATCCCGGCCACGCCCGATGCCCTCGGCTCCGGACGCAACCGCTGCGCACTCCTCGACTTTCCTGTCGATGCGGCAGACGCCGAGAGAGCCGCTGCCGAAATCCTCGATCGTTATCAGCCGAAGGCCGTCATTGCGGTCGAGCGGCCGGGCGCCGGCGCGGACGGGCATTATCACGGCGGCGGCGGTTTTGAGATCTCTGGCTTCACCGCCAAAACCGACGTTCTCTACCGGATGGCACGCGAGCGTGGCATCGCCACGATCGGTATCGGCGATCTCGGCAACGAGCTCGGTATGGGCACGGTTGCCGACGAGGTGCGTGAATATGTGCCGCTCGGCGAGACGATCGCCGCCGAACAGCCGGCCGACGTGACGGTTGTCGCCAATATCTCCAACTGGGGCGCTTACGGGATTGCCGCCTGTCTCGCCGCCTCGACGGGAAGGGAAGCCGCCTTCCACGATGGGCGGGAGGAAGAGCGGCTGATCGAGGCCTGCGTGCGCGCCGGCGCGATCGACCCCGTGGGCGGCCAGTTCCGGCTCTATGTCGACGGGACCGATGCCCGCACCAACGCGGCCATGGTCGATCTGTTGCGCTCGCTGGTCGTCTTGAGCCGCGAGGGTGCCAACGTCACGGATTATCAGACGTCATGGCAGAAGCGGTGA
- a CDS encoding maleate cis-trans isomerase family protein — protein sequence MAEAVTSDVAASRRRIGLIVPSVNAVIEPDCARIAWPNVTFHATRVMLRETTPEGLRQMNEGVAAAADLIASVTPDVVAFACTSGSFIDGEEGLARQISAIEARVGCPVVSTSRCIVAAMTHLNATKVALATPYLDEVNAAELAFLESHGLTVTNLRGLGLSGKAIREVPPERVKELVRDADTPDSEAIFVSCTDLRALEVAEELEHERGKPVLTSNQVTLWGIRNALGGIPAVTGYGKLLA from the coding sequence ATGGCAGAAGCGGTGACATCGGACGTCGCCGCTTCTCGCCGCCGTATCGGCCTCATCGTGCCGTCCGTCAATGCGGTGATCGAGCCCGATTGTGCACGAATTGCCTGGCCCAACGTCACCTTCCATGCGACGCGGGTCATGCTGCGCGAGACGACGCCCGAGGGGCTTCGTCAGATGAACGAAGGCGTTGCTGCCGCGGCCGACCTCATCGCCTCCGTCACGCCCGATGTCGTGGCCTTCGCCTGTACCAGCGGCTCCTTCATCGACGGCGAGGAAGGGCTCGCCCGTCAGATCTCCGCGATCGAGGCGCGGGTTGGCTGTCCCGTCGTTTCAACTTCGCGCTGCATCGTCGCAGCGATGACGCACCTCAACGCGACTAAGGTCGCCCTTGCGACGCCTTATCTCGACGAGGTGAATGCGGCCGAACTCGCCTTTCTTGAGAGCCACGGTCTGACGGTGACCAATCTGCGTGGGCTCGGGCTTTCCGGAAAGGCGATCCGCGAAGTGCCGCCGGAACGTGTGAAGGAGCTGGTGCGCGATGCCGATACGCCGGACAGCGAGGCGATTTTCGTCAGTTGCACCGATCTGCGCGCCCTTGAGGTCGCCGAGGAGCTCGAACATGAACGCGGCAAGCCCGTCTTGACGAGCAATCAGGTCACGTTGTGGGGTATCCGCAATGCTCTCGGCGGAATTCCCGCGGTCACAGGTTACGGGAAACTGCTCGCATGA
- a CDS encoding pyridoxal phosphate-dependent aminotransferase, with translation MASTRLYEAETSPDLIAARYGLSREAVIDFSLNVNPFGPPPSAVEAARSACGTIHLYPDLNYSELRRALAARHQVDEAMFFFGAGLDDVIKLILQAWTSAGDDVLVHLPTFPRYELEASLRGCRIVAVENTEPELIDAGRIETTLVAHRPALAFICSPNNPTGARLTRGEIAGLAEAAPETILVVDEALINPAEEGAVGLVSSHRNVVILRTFSKYFGIAGMRVGYAIARPDLVAVAEVGRPPFNLALPSLDAAIAALSDREFLARCKAIFAEEFAHFLTEIATDPRLKVRGHNANMILLDLGGRHPGEAAENLARRGLIVADATSFHGLENDHVLRISLRSRADNDKLIKALKELS, from the coding sequence ATGGCTTCAACGCGCCTTTACGAAGCCGAGACCTCGCCGGACCTGATCGCTGCGCGCTACGGACTTTCCCGCGAGGCGGTCATCGACTTCTCCCTCAACGTCAATCCTTTCGGCCCGCCGCCCTCCGCCGTCGAGGCTGCCCGCAGCGCCTGCGGCACCATTCATCTCTATCCCGACCTCAATTATTCAGAATTGCGGCGGGCGCTTGCCGCGCGCCATCAAGTCGATGAGGCGATGTTCTTCTTCGGCGCCGGGCTCGATGACGTCATCAAGCTCATTTTGCAGGCCTGGACGAGCGCGGGCGACGACGTCCTCGTGCATCTGCCGACGTTTCCGCGTTACGAGCTCGAAGCCTCCCTGCGCGGCTGTCGGATCGTGGCGGTCGAAAACACCGAGCCGGAGCTGATCGATGCGGGGCGGATTGAAACCACGCTCGTGGCGCACCGGCCGGCGCTTGCCTTCATCTGTTCGCCGAACAACCCGACCGGGGCCCGCCTCACCCGGGGCGAGATCGCAGGGCTCGCAGAGGCGGCGCCGGAGACCATTCTGGTTGTCGACGAAGCCTTGATCAATCCGGCGGAGGAGGGGGCAGTCGGCCTCGTCTCAAGCCACCGCAACGTGGTCATCCTGCGGACCTTCTCCAAATATTTCGGCATCGCCGGCATGCGCGTCGGTTATGCAATCGCGCGCCCCGATCTGGTTGCCGTCGCCGAGGTCGGGCGACCGCCGTTCAACCTCGCTTTGCCGTCGCTCGACGCGGCGATTGCGGCCCTTTCAGATCGCGAGTTCCTGGCTCGTTGCAAGGCGATATTCGCCGAAGAGTTCGCGCATTTCCTGACGGAGATCGCGACCGACCCGCGCCTTAAGGTGCGGGGGCATAACGCCAATATGATCCTCCTCGATCTCGGCGGCCGCCATCCAGGCGAAGCGGCCGAAAACCTCGCGCGCCGCGGCCTTATCGTCGCCGACGCAACTTCCTTTCACGGGCTTGAAAACGATCATGTCCTGCGCATCTCGCTGCGCTCACGGGCGGATAACGACAAGCTCATCAAGGCCTTGAAGGAGCTCTCATGA
- a CDS encoding ABC transporter permease, with the protein MTASSGQAEKKGRGKARLPFDSLILCLAVVLAWQAVTYFGDVPAYLLPPPSAIAERIYSDFGLLFSHSLVTAKEVLIGFLLSIVISVPLAAILAQFPLVERMLYPLLVASQTVPKVAIAPLLVVWFGFGLFPKILIAFLICFFPILVDSLVGFRSMPKEIAWLARSTGASRWKVFMHFQVPAALPNIFAGVKVASTLAIVGAIVGEFVAADSGLGYQLIVANGSLDVTLSFSILIVLSVMGMLLFALVDLAERLALPWHVSQRA; encoded by the coding sequence ATGACCGCCTCGTCGGGACAGGCCGAGAAAAAGGGGCGGGGCAAGGCACGCCTGCCCTTCGACAGCCTCATTTTGTGCCTCGCCGTCGTCCTCGCCTGGCAGGCCGTGACGTATTTCGGCGATGTTCCCGCCTATCTCCTGCCGCCGCCTTCGGCGATCGCGGAGCGGATCTACTCCGATTTCGGATTGCTTTTCAGCCATTCGCTGGTCACCGCCAAAGAAGTCTTGATCGGCTTCCTGCTGTCGATCGTGATCAGCGTGCCGCTTGCCGCGATCCTGGCGCAGTTCCCTCTGGTCGAGCGGATGCTCTATCCGCTTCTGGTCGCCTCGCAGACTGTGCCGAAAGTGGCGATCGCGCCGCTGCTCGTCGTCTGGTTCGGCTTCGGGCTGTTTCCCAAGATCCTGATTGCCTTCCTCATCTGTTTTTTCCCGATCCTGGTCGATTCTCTCGTCGGCTTTCGCTCCATGCCCAAGGAAATCGCCTGGCTCGCCCGTTCCACCGGAGCGTCGCGCTGGAAGGTCTTCATGCATTTCCAGGTGCCGGCAGCCCTGCCGAACATCTTCGCTGGCGTGAAGGTCGCTTCGACACTCGCCATCGTCGGGGCCATCGTCGGAGAGTTCGTCGCCGCCGACAGCGGGCTCGGCTATCAGCTGATCGTGGCAAACGGCTCTCTCGACGTGACGCTCTCCTTCAGCATCCTGATTGTCCTGAGCGTCATGGGGATGCTGTTGTTTGCCCTCGTCGATCTCGCCGAGCGCCTGGCGCTCCCCTGGCATGTCTCGCAGCGCGCGTGA
- a CDS encoding ABC transporter ATP-binding protein, which yields MEPALDFAGVKKTFTTSSGPVTALDDVSFSIADGEFFAVLGPSGCGKSTLLSLAAGLERPSSGTVKTAGRVIDRAVTDIGIVFQTDALLDWRSVLQNVMIQPQMRGLKTSEYEGKARELLELVGLAGFEEKYPYELSGGMRQRVSICRALVHNPSLLLMDEPFGALDALTREQMVMELHHIWLRTHKSVMFVTHDIQEAVLLAQRVLVMTPRPGKIAEIIEVDLPLQRTPDIMESEKFTQKVAHIRHLFEAHGVLKKY from the coding sequence ATGGAACCCGCCCTCGATTTCGCCGGCGTCAAAAAGACTTTCACGACGTCGAGCGGCCCGGTGACGGCTCTCGACGATGTCAGCTTCTCAATCGCCGATGGCGAGTTTTTCGCCGTCCTTGGGCCGAGCGGATGTGGCAAGAGTACACTCCTGTCTCTCGCCGCGGGATTGGAGCGACCGAGCTCAGGGACCGTCAAGACGGCGGGCCGCGTGATCGATCGGGCCGTCACCGACATCGGGATCGTCTTCCAGACCGATGCGTTGCTCGATTGGCGGAGCGTCCTTCAGAATGTGATGATCCAGCCGCAGATGCGCGGCCTCAAGACAAGCGAGTATGAGGGCAAGGCACGCGAGCTCCTGGAGCTTGTCGGGCTTGCGGGCTTTGAAGAGAAATATCCCTACGAGCTCTCAGGCGGTATGCGCCAGCGCGTCTCGATCTGCCGAGCGCTCGTGCACAATCCTTCGCTTCTTCTGATGGACGAGCCTTTCGGGGCGCTCGACGCATTGACCCGCGAACAGATGGTGATGGAGCTACATCACATCTGGCTTCGCACCCACAAAAGCGTGATGTTTGTGACGCACGACATTCAGGAGGCGGTCCTTTTGGCACAGCGTGTGCTGGTCATGACGCCGCGACCTGGCAAAATTGCCGAGATCATCGAGGTGGATCTCCCTCTCCAACGGACACCAGATATCATGGAGAGCGAGAAGTTCACGCAGAAAGTCGCCCATATCCGCCACCTCTTCGAGGCACATGGTGTGCTGAAGAAGTACTGA
- a CDS encoding ABC transporter substrate-binding protein → MKLTRRTLLVCATALGLTLPAGMTEALAQDKDLKKVTVRLAFNYNGHRSPYLLGVDKGFYEEEGLDVEVLEGKGVTSSMQLVANKQDTFAIIDPPSLMLGAAQGMPLRIVAQLYQVSPNAVISWKEENIKKPADLVGKTVATLQGDTTTTMLYALLARNDVERNDVKIVATDGGTRNQTFLAKRAAALTGFSNDSYLGMKATTEGDVDYFMYSDFGIDTMGDALAANTDTIEEDPEMIAAFVKATLRSYAYALEHPEEAIDSLIKRSPTRDKDVAVEKLKATAELMTSDVTDEHGIGYSDKARFEQTQELMAEFGGLTKTVDDVSVYYTNDFLPKN, encoded by the coding sequence ATGAAACTCACGCGACGCACTCTTCTTGTCTGCGCGACAGCGCTCGGATTGACCCTTCCCGCCGGGATGACAGAGGCCCTGGCGCAGGACAAAGACCTTAAGAAGGTCACCGTCCGTCTCGCCTTCAACTACAACGGCCACCGTTCGCCCTACCTTCTGGGAGTCGATAAGGGCTTCTACGAGGAAGAAGGCCTCGATGTCGAAGTCCTCGAAGGCAAGGGCGTGACGTCGTCCATGCAGCTTGTGGCCAACAAGCAGGACACTTTTGCCATCATCGATCCGCCCTCGCTGATGCTCGGTGCGGCGCAGGGCATGCCGCTGCGCATCGTGGCGCAGCTCTACCAGGTGAGCCCCAATGCGGTGATCAGCTGGAAGGAAGAGAACATCAAGAAGCCTGCCGATCTCGTCGGCAAGACCGTCGCCACATTGCAGGGCGACACGACCACGACCATGCTCTATGCGCTTCTCGCCCGTAACGATGTCGAGCGGAACGACGTCAAGATCGTGGCGACCGATGGCGGCACCCGCAACCAGACCTTCCTGGCGAAGCGCGCCGCGGCGCTCACCGGGTTTTCCAACGATTCCTATCTCGGCATGAAGGCGACCACCGAAGGTGACGTCGATTACTTCATGTATTCCGATTTCGGTATCGACACGATGGGTGATGCCCTTGCCGCCAATACCGATACGATCGAAGAGGACCCGGAGATGATCGCCGCCTTCGTCAAGGCGACCTTGCGTTCCTACGCCTACGCGCTGGAGCATCCGGAAGAGGCGATCGATTCCCTGATCAAGCGTTCTCCGACCCGCGACAAGGATGTGGCGGTGGAGAAGCTCAAGGCAACGGCTGAGCTGATGACTTCCGATGTGACCGACGAACACGGCATCGGCTACTCCGATAAGGCACGCTTCGAACAGACGCAGGAGCTGATGGCGGAATTCGGTGGGCTGACCAAGACGGTGGACGATGTCTCGGTCTATTACACCAATGATTTCCTCCCCAAGAACTGA
- a CDS encoding UbiX family flavin prenyltransferase yields MRKRLVVGISGASGVIYGVRALDLLRELDVEVHLVMTKSAQITLAHETDLKVADVHARADVVYKPEDIGAAIASGSFRTEGMLVAPCSIRSLSEIAWGVTAGLLSRAADVVLKDRRRLVLMVRETPLHLGHLRAMIQATEAGAIIMPPVPAFYAKPRSLDDMVEQSVARALDLLGIDSDRVRRWGEPTATAEA; encoded by the coding sequence GTGCGCAAGCGTCTCGTCGTCGGTATCAGTGGTGCGTCAGGTGTCATTTACGGGGTTCGGGCTCTCGACCTGCTTCGGGAGCTCGACGTCGAGGTGCACCTGGTGATGACCAAATCGGCCCAGATCACGCTCGCGCACGAAACCGACCTGAAAGTGGCCGATGTCCACGCCCGCGCCGATGTCGTCTACAAGCCTGAAGACATCGGCGCGGCCATCGCCAGCGGTTCATTTCGCACGGAGGGCATGCTCGTGGCGCCGTGTTCCATCCGCAGCCTCTCCGAAATTGCCTGGGGTGTCACGGCGGGGCTTTTGAGCCGGGCGGCCGATGTCGTCTTGAAGGATCGCAGACGGCTCGTCCTCATGGTCCGCGAGACGCCTTTGCATCTGGGGCATCTGCGCGCCATGATCCAGGCGACGGAAGCCGGTGCCATCATTATGCCTCCGGTGCCGGCCTTCTATGCCAAGCCGCGATCGCTCGACGATATGGTCGAACAAAGTGTGGCGCGCGCTCTCGATCTCCTCGGCATCGACAGCGACAGGGTTCGCCGCTGGGGCGAGCCGACCGCGACGGCCGAGGCCTGA
- a CDS encoding aldo/keto reductase → MQQRKLGRYSVSAVGLGCMSISHAYGTPLARAEAECLLNQALECGYSLLDTAVIYGYGANESLIGEALNGRRDEFVLASKCGIFRADDGSRVIDNRPERLKRACEDSLKRLKTDVIDLYYLHRWDKVVPIEESVGALSELVQEGKIKAIGLSEVSVPTLVRAHATHPISAVQSEYSLFTRNPEIAMLAACRQLDITFVAFSPLARGLLSGQLRDPSKLKPGDLRRNMPRFQGSNFVANMQLVDGLKEIASDAGCTMAQVALAWLLAKGDDIIPIPGTTSGAHLRENAEAADIVLPAGALPRLDALINEKTVSGARYSPAIQSEIDTEEFGASCGAV, encoded by the coding sequence ATGCAGCAGAGAAAGCTTGGGCGCTATTCCGTATCGGCTGTTGGTCTTGGCTGTATGAGCATCTCGCATGCCTACGGTACGCCATTGGCGCGTGCGGAGGCTGAATGTCTCCTCAATCAAGCTCTGGAGTGTGGATATAGTCTCCTGGACACTGCGGTGATCTACGGATACGGAGCGAATGAATCTCTGATCGGCGAGGCCCTCAATGGCCGTCGGGACGAGTTTGTGCTCGCCAGCAAATGTGGCATCTTCCGTGCCGATGATGGGAGCCGTGTGATCGACAATCGCCCGGAGCGGTTGAAGCGCGCTTGCGAAGATAGTCTGAAGCGCCTCAAGACGGATGTCATCGACCTCTATTATCTGCACCGCTGGGACAAGGTGGTGCCGATTGAGGAGAGCGTGGGGGCGCTATCGGAGCTTGTCCAGGAAGGCAAGATCAAGGCGATCGGCCTGTCGGAAGTCTCGGTGCCCACTCTGGTCAGAGCGCATGCGACCCATCCGATTTCTGCCGTCCAAAGCGAGTACTCGCTTTTCACACGCAACCCGGAAATCGCGATGCTGGCGGCCTGCCGGCAGCTCGACATCACCTTCGTTGCCTTTTCACCCCTGGCGCGTGGCCTGTTGAGCGGCCAGCTGCGCGACCCCTCGAAACTCAAGCCGGGGGATCTGCGCCGCAATATGCCGAGATTCCAAGGCAGCAATTTCGTCGCGAATATGCAGCTCGTCGATGGGCTCAAGGAAATTGCCAGTGATGCCGGCTGCACGATGGCGCAGGTCGCTCTGGCGTGGCTTCTTGCCAAGGGGGACGATATCATCCCGATCCCGGGCACAACCTCTGGAGCGCACCTTCGCGAGAATGCCGAGGCGGCGGATATCGTCCTGCCTGCCGGAGCGCTTCCACGCCTTGATGCCCTGATCAACGAGAAGACAGTAAGCGGCGCGCGTTACAGCCCCGCCATCCAAAGTGAGATCGATACCGAGGAATTTGGCGCCTCATGCGGGGCGGTCTAG